One Burkholderiales bacterium genomic window, GGCGAGCGCGCCGACAACCAGCGTGTTGCCGGTCCGGTAAGCGCGCGTCATTGCGAGTTGCGCGATAGTCGCGCTGCTGCCAAGACCGAGCAGCAGCAACAGGTCGCCCTGATCGACCGCGTGAAATTCATGGACGAGCATCCAGATGCCGGCGCCGACCGTCGAGATCAGCGTGAAATAGAAAACGATGCGCCATTCCGGTTCGCCCAGTTCACCCAGCTGACGGACGTTAAGATAAGCGATGCCGGCGAGAAAGCCCGAGGCAAGACCGACCAACCCGCCGGTCAGCAGTTCGCGATCGATTGCCGGGCGCAATAGCAGGCCGACGCCCACAAAGCCGACGATGACGGCAACAATCAGCGGCCACTGTGGGCGCTCGCGCATGATGACAATCGTAAACAGCGCAAGGAAAAGTGGCGAGGTGTAGTTCAGCGTCACGGCGCTCGCGAGCGGCAGCAGGCTGATCGCGTAAAAGTACAACATCAACGAAAAGAACCCGGACAAGCCGCGCAGCACGTGCATTTTCCGGTGGGGCGTCGCGGCCGGCAGACCACGCGCCCGCATCAGGCCGACCATCAGTATCAGGCTGATGAACGAGCGGTAGAACACGAGTTCGGCGCTGGAAAAATGCGCCGAGCCGAGCTTGACGAACACGCCCATGACAGCGAACAGCAGCCCGGCGACCAGCATCCACAATGCGCCCATCGACAGATGAAGGGAGGTGAAAAAAGGGCGAGCGCTTCGACCCGCCTTCAAATAGCGGCGGAAACCGGTTAAACGGAGTCGAGGTGCTGTCCGAGCTCGCGTTGCAGGAATTCGTGAAAATGCTGTAAGCCATCTTCCATCGGCGACTGGTACGGCCCGGCTTCCGAGCGGCCCTGCTCATACAGCGCGCGCCTGCCCTCGGTCATGAGCTGGCAGATTTCGTCGTCCTCGCGCGCGGTTTCGTCATAAGCGACGCGTTCGGCTTCGACATAATCGCGCTCGAATAGCGCGATCTCTTCCGGGAAATAGAATTCGACGATATTCGTACAAGCTTCCGCGCCACGAGGTATCAGCGTGCTGATGACCAGCACGTGCGGATACCATTCGATCATGACGTTCGGATAATAGATCATCCAGACGGCCCCGTACTTCGGCATTGCGCCGTCGCCGTAGCGCAGCACCTGCTCATGCCATTTGCCGTAATTCTGCGTGCCCGGCCTGGCCAGATTCTGCTTGATGCCCACCGTCTGCACGCTGAAACGGTCGCCGAACTGCCAGTTGAGTTCATCGCAATCGACAAAGCCGCCGAGCCCCGGGTGATAGGGGATGACGTGATAATCCTCGAGATAAACTTCGACGAAGGTTTTCCAGTTGAACGGGTATTCGTCGATCTCGACGCGATCGAAGCGATAGCCGTTGAAATCGATTTCGCCCATCACCCCGACTTGGGCGAGATCGCGCGCAACGTCGCGCTCGCCTTCGAACAGCAGTCCGTTCCAGCGCGCGAGCCTGGTCTTGCCCAGATCGAGGCACGGGTTGGCCGGAAAATGCGGTGCACCGAGCAGTTTGCCCTCGATATCGTAAGTCCAGCGGTGCAGCGGGCAGACGATGTTTCCGGCATTGCCGTGCCCCTTGCGCAAGATCGACTGGCGGTGGCGGCAGACGTTGCTCATCAATTCGATGCCGTTGTCATTACGGACCAGCGCTTTCGCGTGCCCCATCCATTCCAGCGTGTGATAGTCGCCGATCTCCGGCGTCATCAGCTCATGGCCGACATAGCGCGGCCCGCGCGCAAACAGCAGGCGCGCCTCGGCCGCGGCCACGGTCCGGTCGAAATACCATGCGACCGGTGTGTGGGTCTTCGCCGCAGCCAGCGCCGCGCATTCGACAAAATGGGTCATCAGACCTCCAGTCAAAAACGGAAATCAGGCTTGACAGGACTCGCTCGGGGTTGAATCAGACCGGGTATTTTTTCGGAAATTCCCGCACTGCGCAACAAGAACTTCGATCAAGCCGCGCATGCAGCCGCGTCAGAATTCGCGGGCGTTCGCCGTTGACCGCAAAGCGGCGATTGCGCTATGGTACGCCTTCCTGAAAGCGGCCTTTTCCTCCATTGGCCCGAATGAGCAAACCCCCAGACAAAACCCAGACCTTCGAGACGGCGCTGGCCGAACTCGAAGCGATAGTCGCGAGCATGGAGGCCGGGCAATTGCCGCTCGAGCAATCGTTCGCTGCCTATAAACGCGGCGCCGAGCTTTTGCAGTATTGTCAGGGCGCGTTGCAGCAAGTGCAGCAGCAAGTGAAGGTGCTGGAGGCCGACACCCTCAAAGACTTGTCGGGTGTCCATCATCCACAATGATTTTCAGCGGTGGACGGCGGACAAGCAGCAACGCATCGAAATGCTGCTCGATTCGCTGCTGCCGCCCGTCGAAATCGCACCGCAGCGCCTGCACCGGGCGATGCGCTATGCTGTGCTTGGCGGTGGCAAGCGCATCCGGCCGCTGCTCGCTTTCGCCGCCGGTGAGCTTGCAGAGGCCGACGTGGAACGCGTCGCAATTGCCGCGGCGGCGACCGAGCTCATCCATGCCTATTCGCTGGTGCACGACGATTTGCCGTGCATGGACGATGATGTTTTGCGTCGAGGCAAGCCAAGCTGTCACGTAGAATACGACGAGGCGACGGCGCTATTGTGCGGCGACGCGTTGCAAAGCCTGGCCTTCCAGTTGATCGCCGACTACCGGCTCGCGGATGAGCCTGCCGCGCAACTCGAAATGGTCAAGCTGATGGCAGTCGCAACCGGATCGCGCGGCATGGCCGGCGGCCAGGCAATCGATCTCGACAGCGTGGGCAAAAACCTGTCGCTACCCGAAGTCGAGGCGATGCACATTCACAAAACCGGCGCGCTGATTCGTGTCGCCACCTTGTTCGGCGCGCGTTGCGGCAACAGCCTTGACGATGACGGGTTCGCCCGGCTCGATCGCTATGCGCAGTGCATGGGCCTCGCATTCCAGGTCGTCGATGATCTGCTCGATGCCGAATCGACGACCGCAACCCTGGGCAAGACCGCCGGCAAGGATGCCGACAACAACAAGCCGACCTACGTCAGCTTGCTCGGGCTTTCGGCCACGCGCGATTTGGCCGAGAGCTTACGCTGCAACGCGTTCGAAGCCGTGCGCGGCTTTGGCGCAGAAGCCGTAAGGTTGCGCGAAATCGCCGACTATATTGTGCTACGTAAATTTTGATGCCGAGTGCCAGCGTGTACGACCTTCTGGAAACAATCGACAGCCCAGCGCAGTTGCGAGTTCTGAGCCGCGACAAGCTGCAGCAGCTCGCGGTCGAGTTGCGCGCTTTCCTCGTCGAATCGGTCAGCCGGACCGGTGGACATTTATCGTCGAACCTCGGCACCGTCGAGCTGACGATCGCGCTGCACTACGTGTTCGACACACCGCACGATCGCCTGATCTGGGATGTCGGCCATCAGACCTACGCGCACAAAATACTGACCGGCCGGCGCGGCGGGATGGATCGCTTGCGCATGCACGGCGGCCTGGCCGGTTTTCCGCGCCGCAGTGAAAGCGAATTCGATACGTTCGGCACCGCGCATTCGAGTACGTCGATCAGCGCCGCGCTCGGCATGGCGGTCGCTGCCGAGCAGAAAAACATCGATCGTCACGTGGTCGCCATCATCGGCGACGGCGCGATGACGGCGGGCATGGCGTTCGAAGCGCTCAACAACGCCGGCGCAATGGACACCAACCTGCTCGTCGTGCTCAATGACAACGACATGTCGATTTCGCACAACGTCGGCGCGCTGAACAATTATCTGGCGCGCCTGATGTCGGGTCGTTTTTACGCAGCGGCGCGCAAGGCCAGCGGCCGGCTGCTGAAAAGCGTGCCACCGATGCGTGAACTCGCGCGGCGCGCCGAAGAGCACATGAAAGGCATGGTCACGCCGGGAACGCTCTTCGAGGAATTCGGCTTCAACTATATCGGCCCGATCGACGGCCACGATCTCGACGTGCTGGTCGATACGCTGAACAACCTGAAAAATCTCGAAGGCCCGCAGTTGCTGCACATCGCGACGCAAAAAGGCAAGGGTTACTATCTGGCCGAGGACGACCCGATTCTGTATCACGGCCCGCCGAAGTTCGATCCGGAAGTCGGCATCGTGGCCAAAGGCGGCGCCAAGCCGACCTACACCCAGGTATTCGGCGACTGGCTTTGCGACATGGCCGAACAGGACGAACGCCTGATCGGCATCACGCCGGCGATGCGCGAAGGCTCCGGCCTGGTCAAATTTTCACAGCGTTTTCCCAAGCGCTACTTTGATGTCGGCATCGCGGAACAGCATGCTCTGACATTTGCCGCCGGGCTTGCCTGCGAAGGGCTGAAACCGGTTGTCGCGATTTACTCGACTTTTTTGCAGCGCGCCTACGACCAATTGATCCACGACATCGTGCTGCAGAATCTGCCCGTTGTGTTTGCCATCGATCGCGCCGGACTGGTCGGCGCCGACGGTCCCACGCACGCGGGCAGTTTCGATATCAGTTATTTGCGCTGCCTGCCGAATATGGTCGTGATGACCCCGGCCGACGAAAACGAATGCCGGCAAATGCTGTATACCGCGTTCCAGATCGATGGGCCCACGGCAGTCCGTTATCCGCGCGGCAGCGGTCCTGGCGCCGTCATCGAAAAAACCATGCGCTCGTTGCCGCTCGGTCGCGGCGAAATCCGCCGCCGCGGCACGCGCATCGCATTGCTTGCTTTCGGCAGCATGCTGACGCCTTGCCTGCAGGCGGCCGTAGAGCTGAATGCGACGGTTGCCAACATGCGTTTCGTCAAGCCGCTCGACGAAGCGCTGATCGCCGAGCTTGCGGCGAGCCACGAATTGATAGTGACTGTCGAAGAGAATACCGTGCTCGGCGGCGCCGGCAGCGCCGTGCTCGAATATCTGCATTCCCGCGCCGTTGGCGAAGCGAGCCCGATGCCGCCGCTGCTGCAGCTCGGATTGCCCGACCGGTTCATCGATCATGGCGATCCCGGAATTTTACTGGCCGGATGCGGTCTGGACCAAAAGGGCATCCTGGCCGCCGTCCAGAAAAGGCTGGCCGAGGAGCAAAAGCGGGCCGAGGGGCAGAATCCGCCCCGCAAGCGGCGGCTCGCCGAGTAGCATAGACCCTGGCTTTGCGCTCTATAATTCGACTTCGAACCCTTGCGGGGCCGTCAAAGGAAACGCCATGAACTATCCCGACACCCTCTATCCCGATCCCATCGAGGATGTGCAGAATACGCCCGATACGCGACGGCTTGCGATCGACCGCGTCGGCATCAAGGCGATCCGCCACCCGGTGCGCGTCGCCGATAAAAGCGGTGGCGTGCAGCATACGATCGCGACGTTCAAGATGTACGTGCATCTGCCGCACAATTTCAAGGGCACGCACATGTCGCGCTTCGTCGAAATCCTGAACGCGCACGAACGCGAGATTTCCGTCGAATCGTTCGAGAGCATCCTGCGCGAGACGGTCGAGCGGCTGGATGCCGAAGCCGGTCACATCGAAATGAATTTTCCATATTTCATCAACAAGACAGCGCCGGTCACCGGCTCGCAGAGCCTGCTCGATTACGACGTTACCTTCATTGGCAATATCGAAAAAGGCGAATACCATTTCACGATGAAAGTCGTCGTGCCGGTCACGACGCTGTGTCCGTGCTCGAAGAAGATTTCGGATTACGGCGCGCATAATCAACGTTCGCATGTAACGGTGACTGCGGAAACCGACGATTTCGTCTGGATTGAAGAAATCGTGCGCTACGCTGAAGACCAGGCCTCGTGCGAGCTGTATGGCCTGCTGAAACGTCCGGACGAGAAATTCGTCACTGAGCGCGCTTACGACAATCCCAAGTTCGTCGAGGACATGGTGCGCGATATCGCCGCTGTGTTAAATCGCGACAAGCGCATCGACGCCTATGTGGTCGAGTCGGAAAACTTCGAGTCGATCCACAACCATTCCGCATACGCTCTGATCCAGCGCGACAAACGCACGCAGCCCGAAGGCGCGTGGCACGCGGTATAAGCACAACGCGTACTTGGATTCGTGCGACAGAAGTCAACGCAGCGCCGTGTTATCGCGCACGCCCTGATAGCTTTCGCGCCAGATTGAGCTACCTCGTTTCAAGCGGACGGCGCATTGCCGGCAAGGACGCCGGGACAGCGCACGCATGGCGCTGAAAACAGTCGGCTCTTTCGCCAGTTCGTCCCCGCTTCCAGACGCCGCGGCGCGCGAAAAACTCGAGCGCCTGTCGCACTGGCTGGACGATCGTTTCGCAATTCCGGGAACGAACTGGCGCATCGGTCTCGACGGCATCATCGGGCTTGTGCCCGGCATCGGCGACGTAGTCACGACAGCGCTTGCGGCCTACATTGTGATCGAGGCGCGGCGGATGGGCGTACCGAAAACGGTGCTCATGCGCATGATCAAGAATGTGGTCGTGGACGCCGCGGTCGGCAGTGTGCCCTTGATCGGCGACGTGATCGATATCCGCATGAAAACCAACCGCAAGAATCTTGCGCTCCTGAACGATTATTTCGATTCGCTGCGCGAGATCGAGGTGGGAAAGCGCAAAGCCAGATGGGCGCGAGGCCGCCGCGGAAAACGCTGATGCAGCGCGAAAAGAGAGCAGGGTGATTTGGCTTTCTAGTGGCCTGTAACGTTGATATCCGTGGTACAATATGAGGCATGAACAACGCGCTCAATTTGACGACGGAGGAGCGGCGCGTGCTGGGTTCGCTGACGCGCTCGCGGGTGGCAAGCGCGGCGGATGCAAAGCGTGCGCGGCTGATCCTGATGCTCGATGAAGGCACGAGTTGGAATGCGATCAGCTCCCAACTGCCGTGCACGCCGGACTACATCAGTCGCTGGAAGGGCCGTTTTGAATCGGAGCGGCTGGGAGGTTTGTACGCGCGCCACCGAGGTCGGGTGCCCGCCTCGGACAGCGCCCGGGTCGAGGCGAAGATTCTTGCCTGGACGCAGAAGACTCCGAGCGATGGCGCCACGCACTGGAGCAGTCGCAGGCTCGCCAAGACGCTGGGGATTTCGCACATGATGGTGGCTCGGGTATGGGCCAGGCATGGGCTCAAACCGCACCGGCTTGCGCGCTATATGGCCTCCAACGACCCGGACTTTGAAGCCAAGGCTGCCGATGTTATCGGCCTGTACCTGAATCCGCCAGCGCATGCGGCGGTATTCTGCGTTGATGAGAAGACGGCCATTCAAGCTCTGGATCGACTCGATCCGGTGCTGCCGCTGTCTCCCGGACGCATCGAGCGACACGGATTTGAGTACTACCGTCATGGCACGCTTTCCCTTTATGCCGCCTTCAACACCAGGACCGGCGAGGTCTTGGGCAAGACGGCGGCCCGGCACACCAGCGCCGAGTTCGTGGCATTCCTGGCCGACATCGTCGCGCATCAGCCCAGGCGCAAAGAGATCCATGTCATCTGCGATAACCTTTCGGCTCACAAGACCAAGAGCGTCGATGCGTTCTTGGGCGAGCATTCCCACGTGCATCTGCACTACACCCCGACCTACTCGTCTTGGCTGAACCAGGTAGAGCTCTGGTTCGCCAAGATCGAGCGCGATGTGATCGCGCGTGGCGTCTTCACCTCGCTACCCGATCTCAAGAGAAAGCTCATGCGTTATATCCGCAAATACAATACCGCGCCCAAACCAGTGAAATGGGTCTACCGCAACACCGCCCATCGAATCACTACGGTTTCACGCGTTACAGTTCACTAGTACCGTTTGGTCAGCGTCATATTGCTGCCGTCGCGCCGCATTTCGACGCGGTTCAAGAAGCTCATTCCCAGCAGTACGATATCGAGGTTGTTGCCTTCGTGAACCAGGCCGTCGACGTTGTGCAATTGAATATCGCCGACTTTGACTCTGTCGAGCTTGATGCGGTAGACCGGAACAACGCCGTTGGCGGTCGATGTATAACCGCGCTCGCCCTGCAGATAGTTGATGCCGAGCCGCTTCGCCTCGGTGTTGCTCATCGAGATCATGGTTGCGCCGGTATCGACAAGAAACGTGACCGAGCGGCCGTTGATGCTGCCGGCAGGCTGGAAATGACCGCGTCCATCCGCAGCCAGCGTGACGCTCGCAACACCCGTGGGCGCGAAGCTGGCTGAAATGCTTTGCCCCATGCGCAGCGTCTGGCGGGCGCCGCCGATCTCGAAGACAGCCGCCTCACTGGTCGCGCTGATCAGTTTCACTTTGTCGGGCCCGGTTCCGCCCGCGCTCAACGTGCGCGCTTTGCCGCCATTGATGGTTACGACCGCCTTGCCCGAGGTCAGCCCGATGACATTGACCTCAGTCGCGCCGGCGTGGGCGGGCCAGATGATCTGACACAACAGCAACGCATGCCGTAAGCGAATACTCATCCCACGCTCCCTGAATCCTGCCTGATGAAACCCATCGCCATTTTTCGCCATTTCGCATCGGAAGGGCCGGGCTATTTTGCCACATATCTCGATCGGCGGCGGCTGCCCTGGCAACTCATCGAAATAGATCGCGGAGCGGCGGTGCCGATCGATCCGATCTCGTTTTCGGGGATCGCGTTGATGGGCGGGCCGATGAGCGTCAACGACGATCTGCCGTGGATTCCGCCGCTGCTCGATTTGCTGCGAAAGGCCGTGTCAAGCGACGTGCCACTGCTCGGTCATTGCCTCGGCGGCCAGTTGATAGCGAAAGCGCTGGGGGCGAAGATAAGCGCGAATCCGGTCAAGGAAATCGGCTGGGGCATGGTTGCTGTGGAAAACAGCGCACTTGCGCGCGAATGGTTTGGCGCGCTGACGGGATTCGAAGCGTTTCACTGGCACGGCGAAACGTTCGACATTCCCGACGGCGCGGGCAGGCTGCTCGGCAGCCCGTAT contains:
- a CDS encoding DMT family transporter, whose product is MLVAGLLFAVMGVFVKLGSAHFSSAELVFYRSFISLILMVGLMRARGLPAATPHRKMHVLRGLSGFFSLMLYFYAISLLPLASAVTLNYTSPLFLALFTIVIMRERPQWPLIVAVIVGFVGVGLLLRPAIDRELLTGGLVGLASGFLAGIAYLNVRQLGELGEPEWRIVFYFTLISTVGAGIWMLVHEFHAVDQGDLLLLLGLGSSATIAQLAMTRAYRTGNTLVVGALAYSTVLFATVFGIVLWQEMLPPLGLAGAILIVLSGIVAVKIAPRAPAATD
- a CDS encoding aromatic ring-hydroxylating dioxygenase subunit alpha, which produces MTHFVECAALAAAKTHTPVAWYFDRTVAAAEARLLFARGPRYVGHELMTPEIGDYHTLEWMGHAKALVRNDNGIELMSNVCRHRQSILRKGHGNAGNIVCPLHRWTYDIEGKLLGAPHFPANPCLDLGKTRLARWNGLLFEGERDVARDLAQVGVMGEIDFNGYRFDRVEIDEYPFNWKTFVEVYLEDYHVIPYHPGLGGFVDCDELNWQFGDRFSVQTVGIKQNLARPGTQNYGKWHEQVLRYGDGAMPKYGAVWMIYYPNVMIEWYPHVLVISTLIPRGAEACTNIVEFYFPEEIALFERDYVEAERVAYDETAREDDEICQLMTEGRRALYEQGRSEAGPYQSPMEDGLQHFHEFLQRELGQHLDSV
- a CDS encoding exodeoxyribonuclease VII small subunit, whose translation is MSKPPDKTQTFETALAELEAIVASMEAGQLPLEQSFAAYKRGAELLQYCQGALQQVQQQVKVLEADTLKDLSGVHHPQ
- a CDS encoding polyprenyl synthetase family protein, with the protein product MLLDSLLPPVEIAPQRLHRAMRYAVLGGGKRIRPLLAFAAGELAEADVERVAIAAAATELIHAYSLVHDDLPCMDDDVLRRGKPSCHVEYDEATALLCGDALQSLAFQLIADYRLADEPAAQLEMVKLMAVATGSRGMAGGQAIDLDSVGKNLSLPEVEAMHIHKTGALIRVATLFGARCGNSLDDDGFARLDRYAQCMGLAFQVVDDLLDAESTTATLGKTAGKDADNNKPTYVSLLGLSATRDLAESLRCNAFEAVRGFGAEAVRLREIADYIVLRKF
- the dxs gene encoding 1-deoxy-D-xylulose-5-phosphate synthase, translating into MYDLLETIDSPAQLRVLSRDKLQQLAVELRAFLVESVSRTGGHLSSNLGTVELTIALHYVFDTPHDRLIWDVGHQTYAHKILTGRRGGMDRLRMHGGLAGFPRRSESEFDTFGTAHSSTSISAALGMAVAAEQKNIDRHVVAIIGDGAMTAGMAFEALNNAGAMDTNLLVVLNDNDMSISHNVGALNNYLARLMSGRFYAAARKASGRLLKSVPPMRELARRAEEHMKGMVTPGTLFEEFGFNYIGPIDGHDLDVLVDTLNNLKNLEGPQLLHIATQKGKGYYLAEDDPILYHGPPKFDPEVGIVAKGGAKPTYTQVFGDWLCDMAEQDERLIGITPAMREGSGLVKFSQRFPKRYFDVGIAEQHALTFAAGLACEGLKPVVAIYSTFLQRAYDQLIHDIVLQNLPVVFAIDRAGLVGADGPTHAGSFDISYLRCLPNMVVMTPADENECRQMLYTAFQIDGPTAVRYPRGSGPGAVIEKTMRSLPLGRGEIRRRGTRIALLAFGSMLTPCLQAAVELNATVANMRFVKPLDEALIAELAASHELIVTVEENTVLGGAGSAVLEYLHSRAVGEASPMPPLLQLGLPDRFIDHGDPGILLAGCGLDQKGILAAVQKRLAEEQKRAEGQNPPRKRRLAE
- a CDS encoding GTP cyclohydrolase I FolE2, whose protein sequence is MNYPDTLYPDPIEDVQNTPDTRRLAIDRVGIKAIRHPVRVADKSGGVQHTIATFKMYVHLPHNFKGTHMSRFVEILNAHEREISVESFESILRETVERLDAEAGHIEMNFPYFINKTAPVTGSQSLLDYDVTFIGNIEKGEYHFTMKVVVPVTTLCPCSKKISDYGAHNQRSHVTVTAETDDFVWIEEIVRYAEDQASCELYGLLKRPDEKFVTERAYDNPKFVEDMVRDIAAVLNRDKRIDAYVVESENFESIHNHSAYALIQRDKRTQPEGAWHAV
- a CDS encoding DUF4112 domain-containing protein — its product is MALKTVGSFASSSPLPDAAAREKLERLSHWLDDRFAIPGTNWRIGLDGIIGLVPGIGDVVTTALAAYIVIEARRMGVPKTVLMRMIKNVVVDAAVGSVPLIGDVIDIRMKTNRKNLALLNDYFDSLREIEVGKRKARWARGRRGKR
- a CDS encoding IS630 family transposase, with product MNNALNLTTEERRVLGSLTRSRVASAADAKRARLILMLDEGTSWNAISSQLPCTPDYISRWKGRFESERLGGLYARHRGRVPASDSARVEAKILAWTQKTPSDGATHWSSRRLAKTLGISHMMVARVWARHGLKPHRLARYMASNDPDFEAKAADVIGLYLNPPAHAAVFCVDEKTAIQALDRLDPVLPLSPGRIERHGFEYYRHGTLSLYAAFNTRTGEVLGKTAARHTSAEFVAFLADIVAHQPRRKEIHVICDNLSAHKTKSVDAFLGEHSHVHLHYTPTYSSWLNQVELWFAKIERDVIARGVFTSLPDLKRKLMRYIRKYNTAPKPVKWVYRNTAHRITTVSRVTVH
- a CDS encoding TIGR02281 family clan AA aspartic protease, yielding MSIRLRHALLLCQIIWPAHAGATEVNVIGLTSGKAVVTINGGKARTLSAGGTGPDKVKLISATSEAAVFEIGGARQTLRMGQSISASFAPTGVASVTLAADGRGHFQPAGSINGRSVTFLVDTGATMISMSNTEAKRLGINYLQGERGYTSTANGVVPVYRIKLDRVKVGDIQLHNVDGLVHEGNNLDIVLLGMSFLNRVEMRRDGSNMTLTKRY
- a CDS encoding type 1 glutamine amidotransferase, whose amino-acid sequence is MKPIAIFRHFASEGPGYFATYLDRRRLPWQLIEIDRGAAVPIDPISFSGIALMGGPMSVNDDLPWIPPLLDLLRKAVSSDVPLLGHCLGGQLIAKALGAKISANPVKEIGWGMVAVENSALAREWFGALTGFEAFHWHGETFDIPDGAGRLLGSPYCRNQAFAMGKHLALQCHVEMTPVLIASWCESGADEIAKHPASSVQNPATMQANIEPRLAALHEVADRLYDRWFEGLRYER